The region ACTCTCTCGACGCCGAGAGGAGCAAGAACGTCGGCGAGTGTCCCGCGAGGACCGAAAGCCGAGACGACAGCGAAAGCCCCGAGGTAGCTCGGTATTGCGAGCGGGAGAGCCGCGATTACCGTCCACGCCCGTCTGAGAGGTACGTCCTGTACGGTGAGGACGGCGAGAGGGACTCCTATGACGACGCTCGCTCCGGTGACCACGGCGACTAAGCCGACGCTTCTCACAAGAACCTCCAGTGTCGTTGAGTCAGTGAGAAGATCGAGGGATTCGGCTCCGAGATCCAGTACGCCGACGAAAAGCCAGCTAAGCGGGAAGACAAGTAGGAGTGCGAGCACGAGACCCACAAGGGTCATGCCTGTACCGAGGGCATCTGTGGTGTCACCGGGGAGCCTCTCCCGCGCCATGCCGATCATCCTCTCGATGTTCATACTCGTCCTATCCCAAAACTCCGGCTTCCCTCATGAGTTCGAGCGTGGGTTCGAGGTTGGAGAGCTTGGCTAGGTCGATATCCGGCGGACTCAGTTCGTCGACAGTCGGCAGGTCTCCGACGGGCTCGACCCCCTCTATCATGGGGTAGGCGAAGCTCACGGTAGCGAAGAACTCCTGAGCCTCCGAGGAGAGGAGATGGCGGACGAAGTTGTTGACGAGTTCGTCCTTCTGGGTTCCCTTTATACGTAGAGCCCCCGCGACGTTGACGAGAGCCCCAGCGTCTCCCTGTGTGAACGCGAGATCTATGGGTGCGTCGGGTCTCTGGTTCTTGACCCTCATGGCGTAGTAATGGTTGGCGAATCCGGCGTCTAAGGCTCCGTCGGCGACCTGCTGTGAGACGACGTACTCGTTCGAGAAACGCTGTGTGCCCGCCTCACGCATCGAGACGAGCCAGTCACGTGTGGCTTCACGTCCTTCGAGTATTCTCATCGCTGTCACGAACGACTGGAAGGCTCCGTAGGTAGGTGCCCAGCCCATGTTTCCCCTGAGCGCGTCTGTGTCGGGGAACTTCATAACCTTGTCGGGAATGTCGCCCTCAGTCAGGCGGTTGGTGTTGTACGGTATGCTCCTCGCACGTCCCGCGACACCAACCCAGGCGTTGTCGGAGCCTCTGAAGCTCTCGGGAACCGGGCTCACGACCTCGTCGCTGAGTGGCTCGTAGGCGTCGTTGTTAGCCACATAGCTCAGGGAGCTAGCGTCGATAGACCAGAAGACGTCAGCCTGTGGAGCACCCCTCTTGACCTCGTTGACCACCGTCTGTGCGAGCGACGCAGAGCCCGCCGAGCTCGGTAGAACCTCGAAGTTGGGGTAGATCTCCTGTAACATATCGACGAACTCCATGTAGATACCCCCCTCTCCACCGCCTATGTATAGGTTTAATGTGCCTTCTAAGTCAGGGAGATCCTGTATCGAAGTCCCTCCCGGTGCGGGACGTCCCTCGGCTAGGGCTCCCGATCCCCTGAAGCTACTCAGCGAGGGTATCTCGACCTCGTCCGAACCCGAACTTGACCCCGACTCATTTCCGTTACCACCTCCGCCCGTCAGACCCGCACACCCCGCGAGACCCGTCATAGAACCCGCACCCAAGACCTTCAGAACACGCCGTCTCGTGTAGCTCTCGTCGTCCATACTTTTAGGTTCACCTAAACACATTAAACGCTTGCGGTTTGTGTCGTCTCGGAGAGGTCTTCGAGGCAGTCGAGCCAGTCGTGCATATACTCACCGCAGTAGCTAAGGAACTCGCCGTTGTTGAGGTCGTCCCAGTCACCCTCGACGAGTGCGTCGGCGATCTCCTCGACGACCTCCTCGTACGACTCAGCGTCGTCTCCGACAGAGTCGACAGTCTCCCAGAGATGCTCGTTGAGTTCGAGACCCGCGACCTCGTTCTGTAGGTCGCTGAAGGTCGACCGCGGAGCCTTGTTGTGCTCACACAGCGGAGCACCGTTGTAGATACGTCTGTCGAGGACGTCACACGCGCGTTTAAGGAAGATACCCGACCAGATGTCGTCGAACCTGCCGACCTCCCACGGGTTGTCGTCCATCGGAAGCTGGTAGAACGCGGGTATTATCTCGGGATCGAAGGCGAGATTCATCGAACAGACCGTGAGGTAGTTACGGCGCGCCGCTACGAAGTCGTCGCCGAAGTCGTCAGACGTGGTACGTGTCTGTGCCTGTCCGTTGAGGTCACCGTCCATCAGAATACGTACGGCGTCGAGGTCGGGTACGTTAGTCCAGAGACCCTGTGACGCGACTACTCCGTCGACCTCAGTAGTTCTGGTCGAGACGTCCTCGTCCATCGCTGAGTAGGGGTAGCCTCGGGGATACAGACCCTTCTCGTCGACGCTCTGATACAGCACGTTGACCCAGCTCTCGTCCGACGAGACCTCGGTGATCTCTCCCTCGAACTCCAGGTTTTCGAGATGCCGACCGAAGAAGTCGTAGCCGTCGTTGGGCAACGTGTCGTCATCTATGAAAAAGCAGTAGTCGAAGTCGTTCGCCCAGATGTAGAGGAGACCGAAGCTCGTCTGTGCGTGGCTAGCCTCAGGTATCAGACCCGAGTACTCGTCGACCCCGTGTTTGGAGAACCAGTCGTCGCGCCGGCTACTGTCGAATACCTCTCCCGAGACCCCCTCTTCTTCGAGCATCCGCTCCATCCCGTCGGTGTCACAGAAGTCCTCGGTCACGAGTAGAACGTGGAGACGTGAGAGGTCGAAGCCGTGTTGGCGTGCGTTCTCGAAGTAGCTTCTCATACAGCCGTACTCACGTATCGTGGGAACAACCACGCAGATGTCAGAGTCCATCGACTCGTAGTTTTTTAGGCAAGCCTAAAAGACTTCGGGTTCTTCGTGAGTTGAGGAGACCCCAAGCGACGGGAACGCGATACCGCCGCCGATGAGAGTCACGGCGTTCTTGAGGAGATGGTCGAGTGCCGCCGCGGCGAGTGCGACTGACGGCTCGACTGTTGAGAGAGCCACGAAGACAGCGGTGAAGCCACCCTCGTAGAGTCCGACGCCCCCCTGTGAGAGTGGGAGTACCTTGGCTAGGTTACCGACGCTCACGGCTAGACTTCCGAGAAGAAGAGCCGTCAGGGGATCGAGTGGAACCCCGACGGCGTAGACGACAGCTACACCCGTGAGGACGTCGAGGAGCCAGACCGCCGTGGTTCCGACTCCGACATAGACGAGGCTCCTCGGCTGTCCCGCGACACAGAGTACGTCTGAGACGAAGTCACCCAGGGTCTCGAAGACCGAAGACAGTCTTCCTCGAAGAGTCAGACGCGGGAGACGTCTGTATACCAGTGCTACTCCGATCCCGACTCCAACAGTTCCCGCTGCTACGCCTAAAGCTGTCTGACCTCCAAAGGGGAGCCGCTGTGTCACACGGACTCCGCTCAGATGTAGAAGAGACGCCGAGACCACGGATATTCCGAGTACAGCGGCTAAGTCGAAGCCTCTCTCGACGACGAGCGACGCCGCACCCGTAGTGTACGGGACGTCGGATCTCGACTTGAGTATGTAGGCACGCACGGGGTCGCCGCCCCTCGCCGGGAGCACGAGGTTAACAGTCTGGCTAGCGAGTACCGCCATCGTGAGAAGCCTGAGACCGTCTGTGTGTCCCATTGAACCGAGTATGTCGGAGTAACGTCTCCCACGGAAGAGCCACGAGACTGCATAGACACAGACGCCGACCCCGAAGAGAAGAGGGTCGGCAGACACGGCTCCTTCGACCACGTCGTCGAAGTCGGCGTCTCCAAAGGCTACGAGGAGACCGCCGAGGGCTAAAGCTGTACCCGCGACTGCGAACAGACCGCGTCTCGACGTCCACTGTCTCACGAACTCCATCTATCCCGTATTTTTTAAGCCAGCCTAAAAAACTTCGTATATCCGACAGTGTCGAGTCTGAAGAAAAGAGAAATACGTTCTACTCTACTGGGTACGTCTTCTGCTGTCAGAAGCGAGAGCGTCGTCGTAGAGCTTGATGAAGAGATCCTCTATCTCTTCCTTCGAGGGCTTCCTCGGGTTGTTGTCGGGCGATCCCGAGTCGACGGCGTCCTGTGCCATCTTCGGAACGACCTCGACGTACTCGCCGCGGTCGGGAACCTCACCGAAGTCGTCGAGGTACGAAGTGAGCTTGATGTCCTCACACAGCTCCATGACTGCGTCGCTCGCCTTCTTAGCCGCTTCCATGTCGGTGTCGTCGTCGTCCGCCGCTCCCATGATACGTGCTATCTCGGCGTACTTCTCGGGTGCCGCCATCGCGGAGAACTCTATGACGTACGGGAGTATGAGTCCGTTGGCGAGTCCGTGGGGGATATGTAGCTGTGCTCCAAGGGGACGTGCCATTCCGTGGACGAGTGCAACAGACGAGTTGGTGAAAGCCTGTCCCGCCTGAAGCTGTCCTATCATCATGTCGGTACGCGCCTCTATGTCGTCTCCGTTCGCCCACGCCTTTCTGAGCGAGTTCGAAATGCGCTCCATCGCGTTCTCGGCGAAGTTGTCGGGGACGCTGTACGACTTGACAGAGACGTACGCCTCTATTGCGTGAGTCAGAGCGTCTATTCCCGTGAAGGCGGTGTGGCTCTCGGGGAGCGACATCGTCATCTCGGGGTCTTCTATAGCGACGTCGGGAACGACGTTCTTCGAGACTATGAGGAACTTCGTAGAAGTAGACTCGTCGGTGACGACGACCGAACGCGTCGCCTCACTTCCCGTACCTGCTGTCGTGTTGATCGAGATCGTGGGAGGTGTGGGCTTGGGAACTCCCTCGTATCCCGCCTTGTCGACTCCGAAGTCACGTATCTCACCCTCGTTCGAGGCGACAATTCCGATTCCCTTTCCTGTGTCTATCGACGATCCTCCGCCGAGAGTGACTATGACGTCACAGTCCTCTTCCTCCCATACCTCGTAGCCGTCCTCTATGTTCTCGACAGTCGGGTCGGGTCTTACGCCGTCGAAGACAGCGGTCTCGACTCCGGCGTCTTCGAGTATCTCGACGACCTGATCGCCGTAGAAGCCATAGAGATCCTCTGTCGTGACGACTAGAGCCTTGCTTCCGTAGACGTCAGCGTACTCGCCTATCTTCTGTATCGCTCCTCTCCCTATCTCTATCTTTCCGGGAGAGACGACGAGACGCGTGCCGTTCGACGGATCGGGGTACTTACTCTGATCAGGTTCTGCCATACAACTGTGTTTTCTTAAGAGAAGTTTATAACTTATGATAGACGGTTAGGAAAACAGAACGACAGAACGGGTACTTACCGATGTCACCCCTTTCCACCAGAGTACAGCCTAGAGGACAGGGGTCGCGTAAAAATACCTGTCCCTTCTACATAAGATACTACACTAGTAGTCGTACTATACAGCCGCCGTGTCGGGCATCTCGTGTCTCCGTATCAGGTAGAACGCGCCCGTCAGAACACCGAGGAGTAGAGCGTACGCTGCAGCTGTGACGAGGGCGTCGGTGGGAGTAGCGTACTTGTCGGCGCGGTATGTGATGATCTTCCGTCCTATGGCTATCATGCCCGATACGACGACTATACGTATCACGGGCTTGTCACGGCTGTAAGCTACGACTGTCATGAAGACCTCGACTATGATGAAGAGAAGGAGGGCTGTGTCTATCAGACCAACGACCTCACGTGCCTCTGTGATACGTCCTGTACGGGCTAGCTCGACTATCGAGAGTCCGAAGTCAAAGAGACACCGACGCCAAACAGAACGACAAGCACTCCCGCGGTTACGAGTTCTAGTCCCCGCATCAACTCCTCTAACTTCTCGGCGAAGGTCGCATCGTGGAAACGTCGGAGGAGTCTGTCACTCTGCATGGCTCCGGGGCATGTAGGTACAGCCGAGTTAAGAAAGCTGTGTGATCAGGGACAACGTACTGCAAAGCACAAGAGGTTCGAACGGCTCTCTTCTACATGGAGAGATTCGGAAACGTAACGAGGAACCCTGAGGAGTGTGAGGAGTTCGATCTGTGTTTCTACGAGGTCAACGACGTAGTCGGAAGGAGCGAGGAGCCACGGGACGACTGCCACAACATGGTCTCTGTCTTCGGTGACAACGCCGCAGTCGAGGAGAACCCCGGACTCGCGCCAGTCGACTCCGAGGGGAGACGCGCGGTACGTGACGACGACCGTTTCGACTGGGACTACGTCTGCCCGACTTCGGAGTACAGGGACGAGATCCTGTCGTACATAGAAGACTGTGACGTAGGCGACGGAGTACGTCTCGACACTCTCGGCTTTCCGCGCGAGGACTTCTGCCGGTGTGAGAGATGTACCGACGAGTTCGAGGCGTCGAGCCTCGACTGGGAGGACTGGCGCGCCTCCGTTATTACAGAGACATTAGAATCCGCCGCTGAGACCGTCTCCGACGGTACCGACCTCTCGCTGACACTCTACCCCGACCCGTCGGCGGAGCACCAGTACGAGAGGTTCGGTCTCGACCTCGAACGTGCCGACGAGGTAGTCGACTTCTACGTCGTGCCTATCTATGACATGAACTACTCGACAACCTACTGGCTCGAGACACTCGCCTGGAACTTCGACGACCTCCTCGACTCGCCCTTCTACGTCGAACTCTACGCTCCCGTCGAGAAGGAGAGGCTTGAGAAGGCTACCGAAGTAAGCTTACCTCACTCCGACGGCGTCCTCTACGCCTACGACGACGAGATGGCGAGCGAGATGGTCGAGGAGTACAGTTAGTTAGCGTAATTAAGCTGGCACGACAGTGTAGATTATGACTGAGTTCACACATATAGAGGACGACAGAGCACGTATGGTAGACATCTCCGACAAGGAGGAGATCGACAGGGTATCGGTCGCGAGAGGACGTATAGACCTACAGACAGAGACAGTCGAGGCGATACGTGAGGGCGAAGTAGAGAAGGGCAACGTCGTGTCTGTCGCACGTGTCGCGGGGATTCAGGCTGTCAAGAGGACGTGGGACAACATACCCATGTGCCACCAGATCCCCATAACGGGTGTTACTGTCGACTTCGAGTTCGACGACGATGGGATTCAGTCAGTCGTCGAGGTCACGACGACGGGGAAGACGGGCGTCGAGATGGAGGCTCTGAGCGGAGTCTCGGCGTCGCTCCTCACAGTCTGGGACATGGTCAAGAGCGCCGAGAAGGACGACGAGGGTCAGTACCCTGACACCGCGATAAACGACGTGCGTGTTGAGGAGAAGATCAAGAAGACCTGATCTTGAAGACGGGTTTGTCTATTCTCTCAGTCTTACATTCGGGACACCGCGACGGGTAGTTGACGGGGTCGTCGAAGCCGTTGAAGCCACAGTCACGGCACTCGGGAGGTGCGACCAGGAGGGTTTCGTCGGTCGACCTGAGGGACTTACGTATGTGTTCAAGGTGGTCGTAGACCTGTGACGCAGGTATGTCTAACTCGTCGGAGATCGCGTCAGCTGTCGCGGGTTCGCGGCGTAGTATACGGATTATCTTCTCGCGTGTGGTTGTAGTCTTCGAGTCTTCCATGGGGTATCCGTCTGTCCTGGGTACGTCGTCGTCACGCACAAGTCTTTCCACCTTACTTGTTCAGACGGAAAGTTGAAGAGACGCCGTCTCCAAGGTCTTAGCATGCAGTCTAACGATCAGATGGCATACGACCGGGGGAGTACTATATTCAGTCCCGATGGTCGTCTCTACCAGGTCGAGTACGCACGTGAGGCGGTCAAAAGGGGAAGCGTGACTATCGGGGTCAAGACAGCCGAGAGTGTCGTCCTACTCGCCGAGAAACGTATCAACTCTCCGCTTCTCGTCTCCGAGAGCATAGAGAAGCTCTACGCAGTCGACGAACATATCTCGGTAGCAGCGAGCGGACACGTCGCCGACGCGCGCCGTCTAGTAGACCTCGCACGTGTCGAGACAC is a window of Candidatus Afararchaeum irisae DNA encoding:
- a CDS encoding extracellular solute-binding protein is translated as MDDESYTRRRVLKVLGAGSMTGLAGCAGLTGGGGNGNESGSSSGSDEVEIPSLSSFRGSGALAEGRPAPGGTSIQDLPDLEGTLNLYIGGGEGGIYMEFVDMLQEIYPNFEVLPSSAGSASLAQTVVNEVKRGAPQADVFWSIDASSLSYVANNDAYEPLSDEVVSPVPESFRGSDNAWVGVAGRARSIPYNTNRLTEGDIPDKVMKFPDTDALRGNMGWAPTYGAFQSFVTAMRILEGREATRDWLVSMREAGTQRFSNEYVVSQQVADGALDAGFANHYYAMRVKNQRPDAPIDLAFTQGDAGALVNVAGALRIKGTQKDELVNNFVRHLLSSEAQEFFATVSFAYPMIEGVEPVGDLPTVDELSPPDIDLAKLSNLEPTLELMREAGVLG
- the moaC gene encoding cyclic pyranopterin monophosphate synthase MoaC, with product MMTEFTHIEDDRARMVDISDKEEIDRVSVARGRIDLQTETVEAIREGEVEKGNVVSVARVAGIQAVKRTWDNIPMCHQIPITGVTVDFEFDDDGIQSVVEVTTTGKTGVEMEALSGVSASLLTVWDMVKSAEKDDEGQYPDTAINDVRVEEKIKKT
- a CDS encoding iron-containing alcohol dehydrogenase, giving the protein MAEPDQSKYPDPSNGTRLVVSPGKIEIGRGAIQKIGEYADVYGSKALVVTTEDLYGFYGDQVVEILEDAGVETAVFDGVRPDPTVENIEDGYEVWEEEDCDVIVTLGGGSSIDTGKGIGIVASNEGEIRDFGVDKAGYEGVPKPTPPTISINTTAGTGSEATRSVVVTDESTSTKFLIVSKNVVPDVAIEDPEMTMSLPESHTAFTGIDALTHAIEAYVSVKSYSVPDNFAENAMERISNSLRKAWANGDDIEARTDMMIGQLQAGQAFTNSSVALVHGMARPLGAQLHIPHGLANGLILPYVIEFSAMAAPEKYAEIARIMGAADDDDTDMEAAKKASDAVMELCEDIKLTSYLDDFGEVPDRGEYVEVVPKMAQDAVDSGSPDNNPRKPSKEEIEDLFIKLYDDALASDSRRRTQ
- a CDS encoding alpha-1 4-glucan-protein synthase; the encoded protein is MDSDICVVVPTIREYGCMRSYFENARQHGFDLSRLHVLLVTEDFCDTDGMERMLEEEGVSGEVFDSSRRDDWFSKHGVDEYSGLIPEASHAQTSFGLLYIWANDFDYCFFIDDDTLPNDGYDFFGRHLENLEFEGEITEVSSDESWVNVLYQSVDEKGLYPRGYPYSAMDEDVSTRTTEVDGVVASQGLWTNVPDLDAVRILMDGDLNGQAQTRTTSDDFGDDFVAARRNYLTVCSMNLAFDPEIIPAFYQLPMDDNPWEVGRFDDIWSGIFLKRACDVLDRRIYNGAPLCEHNKAPRSTFSDLQNEVAGLELNEHLWETVDSVGDDAESYEEVVEEIADALVEGDWDDLNNGEFLSYCGEYMHDWLDCLEDLSETTQTASV
- a CDS encoding ArsR family transcriptional regulator, producing the protein MEDSKTTTTREKIIRILRREPATADAISDELDIPASQVYDHLEHIRKSLRSTDETLLVAPPECRDCGFNGFDDPVNYPSRCPECKTERIDKPVFKIRSS
- a CDS encoding phosphate-starvation-inducible PsiE family protein, which translates into the protein MVELARTGRITEAREVVGLIDTALLLFIIVEVFMTVVAYSRDKPVIRIVVVSGMIAIGRKIITYRADKYATPTDALVTAAAYALLLGVLTGAFYLIRRHEMPDTAAV
- a CDS encoding lysylphosphatidylglycerol synthase transmembrane domain-containing protein, translating into MEFVRQWTSRRGLFAVAGTALALGGLLVAFGDADFDDVVEGAVSADPLLFGVGVCVYAVSWLFRGRRYSDILGSMGHTDGLRLLTMAVLASQTVNLVLPARGGDPVRAYILKSRSDVPYTTGAASLVVERGFDLAAVLGISVVSASLLHLSGVRVTQRLPFGGQTALGVAAGTVGVGIGVALVYRRLPRLTLRGRLSSVFETLGDFVSDVLCVAGQPRSLVYVGVGTTAVWLLDVLTGVAVVYAVGVPLDPLTALLLGSLAVSVGNLAKVLPLSQGGVGLYEGGFTAVFVALSTVEPSVALAAAALDHLLKNAVTLIGGGIAFPSLGVSSTHEEPEVF